A genomic segment from Polyangium mundeleinium encodes:
- a CDS encoding DUF4304 domain-containing protein, translating to MNPKRVLRDRMSHIFKMRVTPTLHAAGFKKRGIVYVREVGSVQHLYHHESDELNTAEEYSFTTNCGVYIPGVRTVYWGPHSVEPKAPDAADGVLHVRPGFLTPAGNPWWHLTSSDGPEKDDEVGQELRRLVETAALPFFDRFRDERAVAEFCSQPRKKEDRFINPREDTFELFYAAILWKRLGCKDKCRECIERERSKTKKRYGAKTDEAFFARFSCDDD from the coding sequence ATGAACCCTAAGCGAGTCCTGCGGGACCGAATGAGCCACATCTTCAAGATGCGGGTCACGCCCACGCTCCACGCGGCGGGCTTCAAGAAACGAGGGATCGTGTACGTGCGGGAGGTGGGGAGCGTCCAGCATCTCTACCATCACGAGAGTGACGAGCTCAATACGGCCGAGGAATACAGTTTTACCACGAATTGTGGGGTTTACATTCCCGGGGTCAGAACTGTCTACTGGGGTCCACACAGCGTCGAACCCAAGGCACCTGACGCAGCGGACGGCGTCCTGCACGTGCGACCCGGATTCCTGACACCGGCGGGCAATCCGTGGTGGCATCTCACGTCCTCCGATGGGCCCGAGAAGGACGATGAAGTAGGGCAGGAGCTGCGGCGGCTCGTGGAGACGGCGGCCCTGCCCTTCTTCGACCGGTTCCGGGACGAACGCGCGGTCGCGGAGTTCTGCTCGCAGCCCCGCAAGAAGGAAGATCGATTCATCAATCCCCGTGAAGATACGTTCGAGCTCTTCTATGCCGCGATCCTCTGGAAGCGGCTCGGGTGCAAGGACAAGTGTCGCGAATGCATCGAGCGGGAGCGGTCGAAGACCAAGAAGCGTTATGGCGCCAAGACCGACGAGGCGTTCTTCGCGCGCTTCTCGTGCGACGACGACTGA
- a CDS encoding 1-acyl-sn-glycerol-3-phosphate acyltransferase, which produces MNADLVEILHIARAEMAGHLAKDRGPLALRAAEIVLHPAALSLAKHLVAFDHDLARLGSLRRASLVMLDRYGVRARLADASGGPHDLTARRAALPERGPLLVVSNHPGLYDALALFSAVGRDDLAVIAAARDLLFALPHVRKHLLSAPPDARAGLALRVAARHLTRGGALLHFPAGRIEPDPRLVPPGESVLHAFQPGLDALVTLAARARPDLVVVPVIVSGVVSLRARAFASALAGHAGLTDAFVPLLQLTLPGFGDVDVRVTIGPALDVAELGAEPSAHLRLALERLARALPRPPGAAPAEPLR; this is translated from the coding sequence ATGAACGCGGACCTCGTCGAGATCCTCCACATCGCGCGCGCCGAGATGGCCGGGCACCTCGCGAAAGATCGCGGCCCGCTCGCCCTTCGCGCGGCCGAGATCGTCCTCCATCCTGCGGCGCTCTCGCTCGCGAAACACCTCGTCGCCTTCGACCACGACCTCGCGCGCCTCGGATCGCTCCGCCGCGCTTCGCTCGTGATGCTCGATCGGTACGGCGTGCGCGCGCGCCTCGCCGACGCCTCGGGCGGCCCGCACGACCTCACCGCGCGGCGCGCAGCTCTGCCCGAGCGTGGCCCTCTCCTCGTCGTGTCGAACCACCCCGGCCTTTACGACGCCCTCGCGCTCTTTTCAGCGGTGGGCCGCGACGACCTCGCCGTCATCGCGGCCGCGCGGGATCTGCTCTTCGCCTTGCCCCACGTCCGCAAGCATCTGCTCTCCGCGCCGCCCGACGCGCGTGCCGGTCTCGCGCTCCGCGTTGCCGCCCGTCACCTCACGCGCGGCGGCGCGCTCTTGCACTTCCCCGCGGGCCGCATCGAGCCGGATCCCCGCCTCGTTCCTCCCGGCGAGAGCGTGCTCCACGCCTTCCAACCCGGCCTCGACGCGCTCGTCACGCTCGCGGCGCGCGCGCGCCCCGACCTCGTCGTCGTGCCCGTGATCGTCTCGGGGGTCGTCTCGCTCCGCGCACGCGCCTTCGCGTCTGCGCTCGCGGGCCACGCGGGGTTGACCGATGCGTTCGTGCCGCTCCTCCAGCTCACGCTCCCAGGCTTCGGCGACGTCGACGTGCGTGTCACGATCGGCCCCGCGCTCGACGTCGCGGAGCTCGGCGCCGAGCCCTCCGCGCACCTGCGCCTCGCCCTCGAACGCCTCGCGCGTGCCCTCCCGCGCCCCCCTGGCGCGGCGCCCGCGGAGCCTCTACGTTGA
- the nadA gene encoding quinolinate synthase NadA codes for MSETVRGKIDPGLDLEAEIVRLKKERNAVLLAHYYQEGDIQDLADFLGDSLQLAQQAKKTTADVILFAGVHFMAETAKILNPDRIVVVPDLEAGCSLADGCPVDRFRAWRAKYPDAVSITYINCTAEVKAESDYICTSSNAEKIVRAIPEDKEILFAPDKNLGRWLEQKTGRKMRLWQGSCVVHETFSLRKIIALREEHPTAKLIAHPECEEALLRMAAFIGSTTALLKYTQTDDAQAYIVATESGIVHQMRKASPHKTFLEGPPEKNCACNECPFMRLNTMEKVYLALRDLEPRIEMPLDLRERARVPIDRMLALS; via the coding sequence ATGAGCGAAACCGTCCGAGGCAAGATCGACCCGGGTCTGGATCTCGAGGCCGAGATCGTGCGGCTCAAGAAGGAGCGCAACGCCGTCCTGCTCGCCCACTACTACCAGGAGGGTGACATCCAGGATCTCGCGGACTTCCTCGGCGACTCGCTCCAGCTCGCCCAGCAGGCGAAGAAGACCACGGCCGACGTCATCCTCTTCGCGGGCGTGCACTTCATGGCCGAGACCGCGAAGATCCTGAACCCCGATCGTATCGTCGTCGTGCCCGACCTCGAGGCCGGCTGCTCGCTCGCCGACGGCTGCCCGGTCGACCGTTTCCGCGCCTGGCGCGCGAAATACCCCGACGCCGTCTCGATCACGTACATCAACTGCACGGCCGAGGTGAAGGCCGAGAGCGACTACATCTGCACCTCGTCGAACGCTGAGAAGATCGTCCGCGCGATCCCCGAGGACAAGGAGATCCTCTTCGCGCCCGACAAGAACCTCGGCCGCTGGCTCGAACAGAAGACCGGCCGAAAGATGCGGCTCTGGCAGGGAAGCTGCGTGGTGCACGAGACCTTCAGCCTGCGCAAGATCATCGCCCTGCGCGAGGAGCACCCCACGGCCAAGCTCATCGCGCACCCCGAGTGCGAGGAGGCGCTCCTCCGCATGGCCGCGTTCATCGGCTCGACGACCGCGCTGCTCAAGTACACGCAGACCGACGACGCGCAGGCCTACATCGTCGCGACCGAGAGCGGCATCGTGCACCAGATGCGCAAGGCCTCGCCGCACAAGACGTTTTTGGAAGGGCCGCCCGAGAAGAACTGCGCCTGCAACGAGTGCCCCTTCATGCGCCTGAACACGATGGAGAAGGTCTACCTCGCGCTGCGCGACCTCGAGCCCCGCATCGAGATGCCCCTCGACCTGCGCGAGCGCGCTCGGGTGCCGATCGACCGGATGCTCGCGCTCTCGTGA
- a CDS encoding response regulator has protein sequence MGTTAEHGGSARRTRVLLVDDEPFIVASIRRLLANEHEVTTVSSGHEALAVVEAGARFDVVLCDVRMPGMNGFELYERLLVTAPEVARQIVFFTGAAFTSDVRAFFARVENLLLEKPYDPSELRALVRKLATGKPDAPTNL, from the coding sequence ATGGGAACGACGGCGGAACATGGGGGATCCGCGCGGCGGACGCGCGTGCTGCTCGTCGACGACGAGCCGTTCATCGTGGCTTCGATCCGACGGCTCCTCGCGAACGAGCACGAGGTGACCACGGTGTCGAGCGGGCACGAGGCGCTCGCGGTGGTGGAGGCGGGGGCGCGCTTCGACGTGGTGCTGTGCGACGTGCGGATGCCGGGGATGAACGGGTTCGAGCTCTACGAACGACTGCTCGTGACGGCGCCGGAGGTGGCGCGGCAGATCGTGTTCTTCACGGGCGCGGCGTTCACGAGCGACGTGCGCGCCTTCTTCGCGCGCGTAGAGAACCTGCTCCTGGAAAAACCCTACGACCCGTCCGAGCTGCGCGCGCTCGTGCGCAAGCTGGCGACCGGCAAGCCCGACGCCCCGACGAACCTTTGA
- a CDS encoding deoxynucleoside kinase — protein sequence MLESRRDGARPRIIAVAGNMGAGKSSLVKWLEQQFRMVPFFEPNEENPYLSDFYGDMSRWAMSSQLFFLVRRFHIHRDVVRRAAVDPRPIVQDRTLYEDAEIFAAHLHQAGYIDARDWQMYDDLYRTLREEIRPPDLMIYLRCPLPTLVRRIRQRGRNFERKVPKSYLAALDKLYEEWHARYDLSPTMVIETDRLDYVERLFDRLEVIRAIEKHLG from the coding sequence ATGCTCGAGAGCCGGCGGGATGGCGCGCGCCCCCGGATCATCGCGGTGGCTGGGAACATGGGAGCTGGGAAATCGAGCCTCGTGAAATGGCTCGAGCAGCAGTTCCGAATGGTGCCGTTCTTCGAGCCCAACGAGGAGAACCCGTACCTGTCCGACTTCTACGGGGACATGTCGCGCTGGGCGATGAGCTCGCAGCTCTTCTTCCTCGTCCGGCGCTTCCACATCCACCGCGACGTCGTGCGACGCGCGGCCGTGGATCCTCGGCCGATCGTGCAGGATCGGACGCTCTACGAGGACGCGGAGATCTTCGCCGCGCACCTGCACCAGGCCGGCTACATCGACGCCCGCGACTGGCAGATGTACGACGACCTCTATCGGACGCTGCGCGAGGAGATCCGCCCGCCGGACCTGATGATCTATCTGCGGTGTCCTCTGCCGACCCTCGTGCGGCGCATCCGGCAGCGGGGACGAAACTTTGAACGCAAAGTACCCAAGAGCTACCTCGCTGCGCTGGACAAGCTCTACGAGGAATGGCACGCACGGTACGACCTCTCGCCGACGATGGTCATCGAGACCGATCGGCTCGACTACGTGGAGCGGCTCTTCGACAGGCTCGAGGTCATCCGCGCGATCGAGAAGCACCTCGGCTGA
- a CDS encoding DUF4920 domain-containing protein: MHTSRLFVSLAGLTLLLAACSKSEAPAAQADQPAALPTQVPGQPQGAVAESIKPLAQKKFGQPVTETKTTALTDLTKEPAKFAEQTVRTEGVVSAVCKSMGCWMEIADTSGKAHIKMAGHSFFVPRDSSGHRAVIQGKVLTPEADKGVCGADDGCGQGGSAKMAQVNIEATGIEFID, encoded by the coding sequence ATGCACACGTCTCGGCTCTTCGTTTCGCTCGCCGGTCTCACCCTCCTTCTCGCGGCTTGCAGCAAGTCCGAAGCACCCGCCGCGCAGGCCGATCAGCCGGCCGCCCTGCCGACGCAGGTGCCCGGACAGCCGCAGGGCGCGGTCGCGGAGAGCATCAAGCCGCTCGCGCAGAAGAAGTTCGGCCAGCCGGTGACGGAGACGAAGACGACGGCGCTCACGGACCTGACGAAGGAGCCCGCGAAGTTCGCCGAGCAGACGGTGCGCACCGAGGGCGTGGTCTCGGCGGTCTGCAAGTCGATGGGCTGCTGGATGGAGATCGCCGACACCTCGGGCAAGGCGCACATCAAGATGGCGGGCCACAGCTTCTTCGTCCCGCGCGACAGCTCGGGCCACCGCGCCGTCATTCAGGGCAAGGTCCTCACGCCCGAGGCCGACAAGGGCGTCTGCGGCGCCGACGACGGCTGCGGCCAGGGCGGCAGCGCCAAGATGGCGCAGGTGAACATCGAGGCGACGGGCATCGAGTTCATCGACTGA
- a CDS encoding glutamate-cysteine ligase family protein, whose product MGLLITRDDFTEDEFVRFSERLSEQLDVLGTLANLPGFGEGPATVGAELELFLVDPAGLPFPANREVLARTVDRRFTVELDRFNLEFNASPCPLAGRPFTALADELAGALVEISRAAREQGGRIVPIGILPTLRREDLTAAEMTDVPRYRALGKRIRRLRGGPFHVRIHGEDPLALDTDDVAMEGAGTSFQVHLRVPPGRFAKYYNAAQIATIPALAASCNSPILIGHRLWDETRIALFRQAVDDRLDAPAAFHPPSRVSFGYGWVRDGAAELFAESVRLHAPLLPVLGSEDPRQTLASGGVPGLAELRLHHGTVWRWNRAVYDPGSGGHFRIEYRALPAGPTVVDMLASAAFLLGATIGLAPDVERLLPAYPFELARHAFHRAAQHGLDAVVPFPCNEAPSPRATPIVTLCERLLPLARSGLVGAGVLESEADRWLDVFAARVRAGQTGARWQRAALAALRGRHSQEEALRRMLAHYEERAASGEPVHAWAPVDGGA is encoded by the coding sequence ATGGGCCTCCTGATCACGCGCGACGATTTCACCGAGGACGAGTTCGTCCGTTTCTCCGAGCGTCTCTCCGAGCAGCTCGACGTCCTCGGCACCCTCGCAAACCTCCCCGGCTTCGGCGAGGGGCCGGCCACGGTCGGCGCCGAGCTCGAGCTTTTCCTGGTCGACCCGGCCGGCCTCCCGTTCCCGGCGAACCGCGAGGTCCTCGCGCGCACGGTCGATCGTCGGTTCACCGTCGAGCTCGACCGGTTCAACCTCGAGTTCAACGCGAGCCCGTGCCCGCTCGCCGGCCGCCCGTTCACGGCGCTCGCGGACGAGCTCGCCGGCGCGCTCGTGGAGATCTCGCGCGCCGCGCGGGAGCAGGGCGGGCGTATCGTGCCCATCGGCATCTTGCCGACGCTGCGCCGCGAGGATCTCACCGCCGCGGAGATGACCGACGTCCCTCGTTATCGCGCCCTCGGCAAGCGCATCCGGCGCCTGCGCGGCGGACCTTTTCATGTCCGCATTCACGGCGAAGACCCGCTCGCCCTCGACACGGACGACGTCGCGATGGAGGGCGCCGGCACCTCGTTCCAGGTTCACCTTCGCGTCCCGCCCGGACGTTTCGCCAAATATTACAATGCGGCACAGATCGCCACGATCCCGGCGCTCGCGGCCTCGTGCAACTCGCCGATCCTCATCGGCCATCGCCTCTGGGACGAGACGCGTATCGCGCTCTTTCGCCAGGCCGTCGACGATCGCCTCGACGCCCCGGCGGCCTTTCACCCGCCGTCGCGTGTGTCCTTCGGGTATGGCTGGGTCCGCGACGGGGCCGCCGAGCTCTTCGCCGAGAGCGTCCGGCTCCACGCTCCGCTCCTGCCCGTGCTCGGGAGCGAGGACCCCCGACAAACCCTCGCCTCGGGCGGCGTCCCCGGCCTCGCCGAGCTCCGTTTGCACCACGGCACCGTCTGGCGCTGGAACCGCGCCGTCTACGACCCGGGCAGCGGCGGCCATTTCCGTATCGAATATCGCGCGTTGCCGGCCGGGCCCACCGTGGTCGACATGCTCGCGAGCGCCGCGTTCCTCCTCGGCGCCACGATCGGCCTCGCTCCGGACGTCGAGCGCCTCTTGCCCGCCTATCCGTTCGAGCTCGCGCGCCACGCGTTTCATCGAGCGGCGCAGCATGGCCTCGATGCCGTCGTTCCCTTTCCGTGCAACGAGGCCCCGTCCCCCCGCGCGACCCCGATCGTCACATTATGCGAGCGCCTCCTGCCCCTCGCCCGGAGCGGCCTCGTGGGCGCGGGCGTCCTCGAAAGCGAGGCCGACCGCTGGCTCGACGTCTTCGCGGCTCGGGTACGAGCTGGGCAAACGGGCGCGCGCTGGCAACGCGCGGCGCTCGCGGCTTTGCGGGGTCGACATTCGCAGGAGGAGGCGTTGCGGCGGATGCTCGCCCATTACGAGGAGCGCGCGGCCTCCGGCGAGCCCGTGCATGCGTGGGCGCCGGTCGACGGAGGTGCTTAG
- a CDS encoding DsbA family protein, producing MLVKLFRIGFVTALSAAVACGPAPTPPAASPGDGSQGPADQGANAATAGKDAETAGRGGVKGAGAPRADGAAEGDGERALVGGAEDDNTANGFPVRTVAPAEAGTWTGGNEADTGEGAKSPVPVTAADPSWGSPKALVTIVAFSDLECPFCARAAGTLAELGKIYGKDQLRIVWKNFPLVFHKNARPAAEAAMTVFKLKGSPWFWAYHDALFAGRIDPQVIDGSLPRGITRKFVDATLASGEIGKKIDEDIELGKKLGVTGTPAFFINGVHLSGAQPIDKFRAVIDEQVAAARKATASGTAPEKVYAVLSAQNYQKPEDRPGASPSQAEDTKTVWRVPVDGSPVRGKNTALVTLVMFTDFQCPFCVRVTPTIEQLARDYGDKLRIVYKNNPLPFHKDAEPAAELALEARAQKGEAAFWQAHDLLFAANGKLAPEDLEGIAKNLGLDVKKASDAIAKKKHKARIEQDMDLADDVQASGTPHFFINGRRLAGAQPIDKFKALIDEELTKSEALVKKGTPAAKLYDTIIKDGKAATFEKVKAIPSFTKENPTKGPANAKVTVQIFSDFECPFCKRVEPTLAELDAAFPGKIRFVWRNKPLPFHKNAMPTALAAMEAFKQKGNDAFWKMHDAFFQDQTQLDRAGIERTAAALGLDVQKVLAAIDGQTHKALIDADLKAADDASITGTPTFVINGYLLSGAQPLSKFKKIVNLALKDAK from the coding sequence ATGCTCGTGAAGCTCTTCCGAATCGGGTTCGTGACGGCCCTCTCGGCCGCAGTCGCCTGCGGCCCGGCGCCTACGCCTCCGGCCGCCTCGCCCGGAGACGGGTCCCAGGGACCCGCTGATCAGGGCGCGAACGCCGCCACTGCTGGAAAGGACGCCGAAACCGCAGGCCGCGGCGGGGTCAAAGGCGCGGGCGCGCCCCGCGCCGACGGCGCAGCCGAAGGCGACGGCGAGAGGGCCCTCGTCGGGGGCGCCGAAGACGACAACACCGCAAACGGATTCCCCGTGCGCACCGTGGCCCCGGCCGAGGCCGGCACGTGGACCGGCGGAAACGAGGCCGACACCGGCGAAGGCGCGAAGAGCCCGGTGCCCGTCACGGCCGCGGATCCGAGCTGGGGGAGCCCCAAGGCGCTCGTCACGATCGTCGCGTTCTCCGACCTCGAGTGTCCGTTCTGCGCGCGCGCAGCGGGCACGCTCGCGGAGCTCGGGAAGATCTACGGCAAGGACCAGCTCCGGATCGTCTGGAAAAACTTCCCGCTCGTGTTCCACAAGAACGCGCGCCCGGCGGCCGAGGCGGCGATGACCGTGTTCAAGCTGAAGGGCTCGCCCTGGTTCTGGGCCTATCACGACGCGCTCTTCGCCGGCCGGATCGACCCGCAGGTCATCGACGGCTCGCTGCCGCGGGGCATCACGCGCAAGTTCGTCGACGCGACGCTCGCGAGCGGCGAGATCGGCAAGAAGATCGACGAGGACATCGAGCTCGGCAAGAAGCTCGGCGTGACGGGCACGCCCGCGTTTTTCATCAACGGCGTGCACCTCTCCGGCGCGCAGCCGATCGACAAGTTCCGCGCCGTCATCGACGAGCAGGTCGCGGCCGCGCGCAAAGCGACGGCGAGCGGGACGGCGCCCGAGAAGGTCTATGCGGTGCTCTCGGCGCAAAATTACCAGAAGCCCGAGGACCGGCCCGGCGCGAGCCCGAGCCAGGCCGAGGACACGAAGACGGTCTGGCGCGTGCCCGTCGACGGCTCGCCGGTGCGGGGCAAAAACACGGCGCTCGTGACGCTCGTGATGTTCACGGATTTCCAGTGCCCATTCTGCGTCAGGGTGACGCCGACGATCGAGCAGCTCGCCCGCGATTACGGCGACAAACTCCGGATCGTGTACAAGAATAACCCCCTGCCCTTCCACAAGGACGCCGAGCCCGCGGCCGAGCTCGCGCTCGAGGCGCGCGCGCAAAAGGGCGAAGCGGCGTTCTGGCAAGCGCACGACCTGCTCTTCGCCGCGAACGGCAAGCTCGCGCCCGAGGACCTCGAGGGCATCGCGAAGAACCTCGGGCTCGACGTGAAGAAGGCGAGCGACGCGATCGCGAAGAAGAAGCACAAGGCCCGCATCGAGCAGGACATGGACCTCGCCGACGACGTGCAGGCGAGCGGCACGCCGCATTTCTTCATCAATGGCCGCCGCCTCGCCGGCGCGCAGCCGATCGACAAGTTCAAGGCCCTCATCGACGAGGAGCTCACGAAGTCGGAGGCGCTCGTCAAGAAGGGCACGCCCGCGGCGAAGCTCTACGACACGATCATCAAGGACGGCAAGGCCGCGACGTTCGAGAAGGTGAAGGCGATTCCCTCGTTCACGAAGGAGAACCCCACCAAGGGCCCGGCGAACGCGAAGGTCACGGTGCAGATCTTCTCCGATTTCGAGTGCCCGTTCTGCAAGCGCGTCGAGCCCACGCTCGCCGAGCTCGACGCGGCCTTCCCGGGCAAGATCCGGTTTGTCTGGCGCAACAAGCCGCTGCCGTTCCACAAGAACGCGATGCCCACCGCGCTGGCGGCCATGGAGGCATTCAAGCAAAAGGGGAACGACGCCTTCTGGAAGATGCACGACGCGTTTTTCCAGGACCAGACGCAGCTCGACCGCGCCGGCATCGAGCGGACGGCCGCCGCGCTCGGGCTCGACGTGCAGAAGGTCCTCGCCGCGATCGACGGGCAGACGCACAAAGCGCTCATCGACGCGGACCTCAAGGCCGCCGACGACGCCTCGATCACGGGCACGCCGACGTTCGTGATCAATGGGTATCTCCTCTCGGGCGCGCAGCCGCTGTCGAAGTTCAAAAAGATCGTGAACCTCGCCCTCAAGGACGCGAAGTAA
- a CDS encoding MbnP family copper-binding protein has protein sequence MASELGTSWGRWLIVALGAALVAGCGGGGGGSGGNGGSGGSGGSGGGGSGGGGPNLVDVELAFEGRVGDEVFDCGKTYTAGSASTEVRITDFRLYVHDVRLLRKDGSEFPVELTQDGLWQHENLALLDFENKAGACANGTSETNTTIKGRVQAGSYQGITFKVGVPFELNHGDAAAAPSPLNLSALFWNWNGGYKFLRVDAAPTAGGGAFNVHIGSTGCTEDASGAVTACDRSNRPEVRLTDFDPLAGKFVVDYAALVAENDLSQNAGGAPGCMAGFDDPECLAVMGRLGIHVDDGSVHPDEQKLFVAE, from the coding sequence GTGGCTTCTGAACTTGGTACTTCGTGGGGAAGGTGGCTCATCGTGGCGCTCGGCGCGGCGCTCGTCGCAGGGTGCGGCGGAGGCGGCGGCGGATCGGGCGGCAACGGCGGATCGGGCGGCAGCGGCGGATCGGGCGGCGGTGGATCGGGCGGCGGCGGGCCGAACCTCGTCGACGTGGAGCTCGCGTTCGAGGGGCGCGTCGGGGACGAGGTATTCGATTGCGGAAAGACCTACACCGCAGGAAGCGCGTCTACCGAGGTGCGGATCACCGATTTTCGGCTTTACGTGCACGACGTGCGCCTCTTGCGCAAGGACGGCAGCGAGTTCCCGGTCGAGCTCACGCAGGACGGGCTGTGGCAACACGAGAACCTGGCGCTCCTCGATTTCGAGAACAAGGCCGGCGCCTGCGCGAACGGCACCAGCGAGACGAACACCACGATCAAGGGCCGGGTGCAGGCCGGGAGCTACCAAGGCATCACGTTCAAGGTCGGCGTGCCTTTCGAGCTGAACCACGGCGACGCGGCGGCGGCGCCTTCGCCGCTCAACCTGAGCGCGCTATTCTGGAACTGGAACGGCGGGTACAAGTTCCTCCGCGTGGATGCGGCGCCGACGGCGGGCGGCGGGGCGTTCAACGTGCACATCGGCAGCACGGGCTGTACGGAGGACGCGTCGGGCGCCGTCACGGCTTGCGATCGGTCGAACCGCCCGGAGGTGCGCCTCACGGACTTCGACCCGCTCGCGGGCAAGTTCGTCGTCGATTACGCGGCGCTCGTCGCGGAGAATGACCTTTCGCAAAACGCGGGCGGCGCGCCGGGCTGCATGGCGGGCTTCGACGACCCCGAATGCCTGGCCGTCATGGGTCGGCTCGGCATTCACGTGGACGACGGGTCGGTTCATCCGGACGAACAGAAGCTCTTCGTGGCGGAGTGA
- a CDS encoding methanobactin export MATE transporter MbnM has protein sequence MKYPPLLPLAARGPFAALLLLGTFAGCGGEGEGPPEPTPPAPAIWDFGLPAGYPKPKVPADNPMSVDKVELGRRLFYDKRLSGNETQSCASCHDQKLAFTDGRAGGLGSTGEVHPRSSMSIVNVGYLSTLTWANPLITELEEQALLPLFGETPVELGLAGKEDVLLERLRKEPVYEALFPKAFPDEADPVRLENVVRAIGAFERSVTSYRSAWDRHNYGGDSKALSEAQKRGKDLFFSEKLECFHCHGGFNFSDSVVHDGSTFTETMFHNTGLYNIGGTGAYPENNRGVYEVTQVSTDMGRFRAPTLRNITLTAPYMHDGSIATLGEVLDHYAAGGRTIADGPYAGVGSTNPYKSELINGFVLTEEEKADVLAFLASLTDEALLTDPRFADPWKQDSAGGMP, from the coding sequence ATGAAATACCCTCCCCTCCTCCCCTTGGCCGCGCGGGGGCCTTTCGCCGCGCTTTTGCTCCTCGGCACCTTCGCCGGCTGCGGCGGGGAGGGGGAGGGGCCGCCCGAGCCCACGCCCCCGGCCCCCGCGATCTGGGATTTTGGTCTGCCCGCGGGGTATCCGAAGCCCAAGGTTCCTGCGGACAACCCGATGTCGGTGGACAAGGTCGAGCTCGGCCGGCGCCTGTTTTACGACAAACGGTTGTCCGGGAACGAGACGCAGAGCTGCGCGTCGTGCCACGACCAGAAGCTCGCGTTCACGGACGGGCGCGCAGGCGGGCTCGGATCGACGGGCGAGGTCCACCCGCGGAGCTCGATGTCGATCGTGAACGTGGGGTATCTGTCGACGCTCACCTGGGCAAACCCGTTGATCACGGAGCTCGAAGAGCAGGCGCTCCTGCCGCTCTTCGGCGAGACGCCGGTCGAGCTCGGGCTCGCGGGCAAGGAAGACGTGCTCCTCGAACGATTGCGCAAGGAGCCGGTGTACGAGGCGCTCTTTCCGAAGGCGTTTCCGGACGAGGCCGACCCCGTGCGGCTGGAGAACGTCGTCCGGGCGATCGGCGCGTTCGAGCGCAGCGTGACCTCCTACCGTTCGGCCTGGGATCGGCACAACTACGGCGGTGATTCGAAGGCGCTGTCGGAGGCCCAGAAACGCGGCAAGGACCTGTTTTTCTCGGAGAAGCTCGAATGCTTCCATTGCCACGGCGGCTTCAATTTCTCCGACTCCGTGGTGCACGACGGGAGCACGTTCACCGAGACGATGTTCCACAACACCGGCCTTTACAACATCGGCGGCACGGGCGCGTATCCGGAGAACAATCGAGGCGTCTACGAGGTGACCCAGGTCTCCACGGACATGGGCCGGTTCCGCGCGCCGACGCTCCGCAACATCACGCTCACGGCGCCCTACATGCACGACGGGAGCATCGCGACGCTCGGCGAGGTGCTCGACCATTACGCGGCCGGCGGGCGCACGATCGCGGATGGCCCGTACGCGGGCGTGGGGAGCACGAACCCGTACAAGAGTGAGCTCATCAATGGTTTTGTGTTGACCGAGGAGGAGAAGGCGGACGTGCTTGCTTTCCTCGCGTCGCTGACGGACGAGGCGCTGCTCACCGATCCGCGCTTCGCGGACCCTTGGAAGCAGGACAGCGCGGGAGGAATGCCGTGA